The sequence below is a genomic window from Ficedula albicollis isolate OC2 chromosome 2, FicAlb1.5, whole genome shotgun sequence.
CCGTTAACAGATTTAGTCTCCCTTAGACTTGGCCTTAAATCTATCCTGCACATGCTGAAATAACAGCACGGAACACTGGAGTGACTTCTACAGAGCATTCCCGAGGCCAGGCCTGCTGGCTGTGTATCCCCTGCGGCTGCACACACCGTGTAGGCACTGGATGGCCTGTGGCCGCTCACACACACCGTGTTACAGAGCAGGAGGGCTCCCTGTGCAGCATGTTTCCCATCAGCTGATACACCTGCACCTCTCTAGCGAAGAACAGCGCCCGCGACTTGAAACAGCAGAGTTCAGTGCCCACCAAGGCCAAAACGCCTCAGGCCggggccaggagcagcccagcccgCTTTGAGGCGGCGGGTCTCCAGCGCCGAGCACTGCCCAGCaatgctggcactgccacagacGGCGGAGCGGAGCTGAGGAGCGCCGTGCCCCTCCGGAGTGCGGCCCCTGGGGATGGacactgcccccccccccccccccccccccccccccccccccccccccccccccccccccccccccccccccccccccccccccccccccccccccccccccccccccccccccccccccccccccccccccccccccccccccccccccccccccccccccccccccccccccccccccccccccccccccccccccccccccccccccccccccccccccccccccccccccccccccccccccccccccccccccccccccccccccccccccccccccccccccccccccccccccccccccccccccccccccccccccccccccccccccccccccccccccccccccccccccccccccccccccccccccccccccccccccccccccccccccccccccccccccccccccccccccccccccccccccccccccccccccccccccccccccccccccccccccccccccccccccccccccccccccccccccccccccccccccccccccccccccccccccccccccccccccccccccccccccccccccccccccccccccccccccccccccccccccccccccccccccccccccccccccccccccccccccccccccccccccccccccccccccccccccccccccccccccccccccccccccccccccccccccccccccccccccccccccccccccccccccccccccccccccccccccccccccccccccccccccccccccccccccccccccccccccccccccccccccccccccccccccccccccccccccccccccccccccccccccccccccccccccccccccccccccccccccccccccccccccccccccccccccccccccccccccccccccccccccccccccccccccccccccccccccccccccccccccccccccccccccccccccccccccccccccccccccccccccccccccccccccccccccccccccccccccccccccccccccccccccccccccccccccccccccccccccccccccccccccccccccccccccccccccccccccccccccccccccccccccccccccccccccccccccccccccccccccccccccccccccccccccccccccccccccccccccccccccccccccccccccccccccccccccccccccccccccccccccccccccccccccccccccccccccccccccccccccccccccccccccccccccccccccccccccccccccccccccccccccccccccccccccccccccccccccccccccccccccccccccccccccccccccccccccccccccccccccccccccccccccccccccccccccccccccccccccccccccccccccccccccccccccccccccccccccccccccccccccccccccccccccccccccccccccccccccccccccccccccccccccccccccccccccccccccccccccccccccccccccccccccccccccccccccccccccccccccccccccccccccccccccccccccccccccccccccccccccccccccccccccggcagcgcGGCGAGCGCTGCTCCGCGCTGCTGCCCTGCGACGAGAGCAGCGGCCTCTACTGCGACCGCGGCCCCGAGGACGGCGCGGCCACCGGCATCTGCATGGGTAGGTGACAGGGCGGGAGGAGCCCCGGCATGGGGCGGCCTTGGGGGCGGCGGGGAGACCCTCCCGGGCCGCGTCAGCCGCGGGTGTCCCTGCGGGTGTCGCCGCGGGTGTCCCTGCGGGTGTCCTCGGGTGTCGCCGCCCGCCGCTCTCCGCCTGCCCTCCGGCGGAGCGGCCGATCCTCAGCACCCCCGGCTGGGAGGGCCGGGGATTGAGTGCACGATGCCCTCTGCGAAATGCCTCACCTTTTCCCACTAGTGCTGGAGGGAGACAACTGCGTGTTTGATGGGATGATCTATCGCAACGGGGAGAcgttccagcccagctgcaagTACCAGTGCACCTGCCGCGACGGCCAGATCGGCTGCCTGCCCCGCTGCAACCTGGACCTGCTGCTCCCCGGACCCGActgccccttccccaggaaAGTCGAAGTCCCTGGAGAGTGCTGTGAGAAGTGGGTCTGCGAGCCTGACGATGAAGTGATTTTGGGAGGTTTTGCTATGGCTGGTGAGGAAACTAAAATTAGTTATCATAGTCGTTGTGAGCAGGAGATGGTATCATTGTGAAAATATCCATAGGATTGCCAGATCTAAGGCATCTTGTATGGTCGGGTTTTTTTCTGACCTAGAGGGACTAGTAGGTATACTAGTGGTTATGAATAAAGACAGAGCTCAACTGGTAAAAGAAAGATTCAGAGGATGAATATGTATAGCagttttaaaagttaattaagTTAGTTTCCAATTCTTAAATTTTTGTTTATCTGGTGCACATTAGTTCTGTgaccagaagaaaaacaaggacaAGATCCTAATCCTCCAATCATTCCcacaccaaggaaaaaaaaaaaatgctgcagcctTGCTAGTTGCTGTGCAAGAATATTTTACAACATACATACTATTATAACAGCTTAGTCTACAAGACGCTTTCCTCCCCGCCCCGAATTCTGCAGCTTTTACAAGTGGTCAGCATGGTAGATAAAATGCCAATGAATTCCAGCCTGTCTGTGCTAGAGTCCTCATGTTTATTGATGGCATTAAAAACATGAGACTACTTGTAGAGGCAGTGGTTATAAACACAGTGAATGGATTTGTAAGAATGCCCAACCCATTCCAAAGTGCAGAActcaggcttttaaaaaagctagataatattttcccctttttcagttttttccctattttcatttttttctactgaattATGTCTCCATCCCCTTTAAATTATTATACTATTAGTTCAACATGAAATTTTGCAACTTTCTACTGAGAGTGGAGGGTACTGCATTCTCTTCCAGTCACTGCTCTTTGTGATCTTGGGCAGTTAGTTATGCCAAAACTCAGCtaatccatttaaaaaacaagtgagaaaggtttgaggaagaaaatcttGAGTAGCTTTTGTGTGCTATGAAATGTTAGTTGCAAAGCTCGTAAGGTATAAACAAAAAGTTTGACACTTTTCTATTaccttttcttccatttgtctGACAGTGTCAGGTTAATCCATAAGATGCCTACAGATGAATTCTCTGCATTCTTTTAGCAATGGCCATCCCTCTTGGGAGGCCACCTTTTTTGGATCTTTGCCATTCAAAAGGCAGGAAGGCTGTTGTAGAGGAGCTTAACAGCAAGAGCTGTGACTGAGGCTCAGTTATATTGTCTCcttgtgtttgctgctgtgctAATCACTGAACCAAACTATGCCCTAGCAATATTTGCATAGTGCAGCCATGGGGGCAGGACGGTGGTCAGCCTTCACCATGGCTTTAAGAACCTGTGATAGCCCCTGGAaatttcctccctcctgcctccccaccATCACCCTGCCTGTAGTCTGTCAATAATTGACAAGATGGGGTGGCTTTATGACTCTCAGGGGTAAAAGGACTTTCGTTCCATGCTGTTCATTAGCGTAGATAAAACATTCAGCCTCTCTCCAGTTAtacttaataaaaatatttttatgacatAGCTTTAGAACAGATTTGTTACCTATTTCTGTTAGAAAGAGTGAAGAATAAAAATCTATTAGGGTTTTAAAGTGGTTTAAAAGTTCAAAGTAATTCTTCTAGATGTGGACTTGAGTGAACAGAATCTAAATGCTTTCTGATTACATTGATAAACCtttctggtttggggtttgtttttttttttttttaggtgtaGGAAGTtgctacccccccccccccccccccctttttttttttttttttttttttaggtgtaGGAAGTTGCTACTCAGGATTCCTAAGAAGACAGcctttaaaatttctaaatCCTGTCAAAAGCATGGATTTTGGACCTTTTTTTGTCTCACTTGTTCCTTCGCAGATATGATAGAGCTCAATTAGATATTAAGGTTTCATGTGAGTTTTTCTTGTAACAAagttctgtggggttttgtctCCAGCCTACAGGCAAGATGCCACACTTGGGATTGATGTATCAGATTCAAGTGCCAATTGTATTGAGCAGACAACAGAATGGAGTGCTTGCTCCAAGAGCTGTGGAATGGGCTTTTCCACCCGCGTCACCAACAGGAATCAACAGTGTGAAATGGTGAAGCAGACACGGCTTTGCATGATAAGACCTTGTGAAAATGAAGAGTCATCTGATAAGGTATGCTGCAGAGAGTGAGGCAAGGCAGCAGAATCTCTGCAGCTCTAATTCCAGGGTTGCAGTACTACAGTCTGCAATGGTCCACATGCAGCTGTAGATAAATACACCTTTTAGCACAAGTGCAGCAGGCTGAGTGGTTTTGGTAAAGGATTAGActtgctgtgtttgctctgtaGCTTTGTGCTGCACCTCCAGCAgatcaagggaggtgattctgcccctctgctccactctggTGAGACCCCCCCCCAGAGCACTGTGTCCAGCTCTTGGGCCCTCAGGAAAGACATGGACTTACTGGAGTTAATGCAGAGGAGGGCCATCAAGGCAGGAGTGCCTCCCCTGTGAGGTAAAGCTGAGAGAGTTGGAGTTGTTCAATTTGGAGGAGAGGAGGCTTTGGGGAGACCCTATAGCCActtccagtacttaaaggggGCCTACAAGAAAGGTGGGAACAAACTTTTAGTAGGGCCTGTTATGGTAGGACAAGGGCTAATGGTTTTAAAAGAGGTAGATTCAgactagatataaggaagaaactTTGTAccatgagggtggtgaggcactggaacaggttgcccagggtGTGGTCGATGCCGCATTCCCAAAAATGTTCAAGGTCAGACTGGACAGTCTCGCAAcagcctgatctagtggaagatgtccctgctcattgcagggcAGTTGGGCTAGATAACCTTTAAAggtccttttcaacccaaactgctctatgattctatgacaatTTAAGTCATCCCAAACAGATCACATGTATTGCATGTGCAGGCTGACAGTTCACACAGTCTAACGTTATTCTCCCACAAATGCAACTGTTCTACCTGTACCCTGTACATCAGAATTTCAGTGATACAGAATGGATATATCAGATTTCTAGTCTGTTGAGCATCTggaacagcagagaaatgtgTGAAATGTCTGCTTGATAAACTAAACCTTATCTTAATCCTTATGATGTCttattttccaaaagcaaaCCCAACACTGACACTtctgatgttaaaaaaaaaatgtatatatatctaAGGGAGAAGACTTTCTTACTTCAACATATTATACAAGTGTTTCTATCAGGGAGAATAACGTAGCTAGGTAAGAGGCCCATCAATTTATGTAATCTTCTGAGTGTTGAAAAGTGTTTCTAAGGCCTTTGCTGAACAGCCTCTGCAGTTTTAAATACCATGTTTTGTAAAGGAGATTAAACATGTGGGAGGAGTTGGGGAGATTAACAGGAATGATCAGAGGTTTAGAAAACATGTTCATCTAGGGAAAACCAGATAGAACTGAACTTCTAAATGCAAAGGAAGAGAGATGTGTTCTCACAACTGTGTTCAGATATTGCAGGCTGTTTTGAGCCCATGGAGGATATAACAAGAAATGGCAAGTTTAGACTGCATGAAAATTAAGACATGAGCAAAAATGTTCCAGGTAGTAAGAATAGTGAACTCTTGGGGTTGTCTGGGGCAAATGTGGAGTCTCTGTCACTGAAGGCTTCCAAGGACAAATTAGTCAATAATTTGTTAAAAACAGCATGGTTGTAGAACTGGCTGTACCTTGAGACACAGGAATGAGTGATGACTTTTGCAGTTCATTTTacccccttttttccctctgaatcTGGCCCTATGACTTGCTCATTTGACTTGCTGATTCTCTGATGGAACTACACTAACCTGCGAAGTTTTTCAGCAGAGTATTGTCTCTTAATGAATGTAGACTGGGCTTGTCTTGGATGACAAGAGTGGATTTTAATGGTCTGTCTTTCATTACTGGTCCATGTTGGTGTTGAAGAGCAGATCTGACAAGGTGAAAGCAGTTTCAGAGTCTCCTAGCTGTTGAATGAATAAAGACAACATACTTAAATTTTCAGAATAGACCTTTATCTTTGCATGTCAGTTGTTAAATGCTGTCTTATGCAATGATGCATCGACTGTCTCTTTGTGTTTCTCtcagaaagggaagaagtgTGTCCGAACGAAGAAGTCGCTGAGAGCTGTTCGCTACGAGTACAAGAACTGCACGAGCGTGCAGACGTACAGACCGCGCTTCTGCGGCCTCTGCAGCGACGGGCGCTGCTGCACCCCACACAGCACCAAAACCATCCAGGTGGAGTTCCGctgcccccagggcagggcccTCAGAAAGCCAGTGATGTTGATCAACACCTGTGTCTGTCACAGCAACTGTCCTCAGGGTAACGTTGTTTTCTTCCAGCCATTAGATCCCACATCCAGTGAAGCAAAAATATGAATTAGGTAGCACGAAAAG
It includes:
- the NOV gene encoding protein NOV homolog, with the protein product MAMWIPSGSSDPAVPVTAHTSHIWPSLLSFSTRNWGHSWQGRKDHGWWGQRGCVMKDEHPAKNSARDLKQQSSVPTKAKTPQAGARSSPARFEAAGLQRRALPSNAGTATDGGAELRSAVPLRTRQRGERCSALLPCDESSGLYCDRGPEDGAATGICMVLEGDNCVFDGMIYRNGETFQPSCKYQCTCRDGQIGCLPRCNLDLLLPGPDCPFPRKVEVPGECCEKWVCEPDDEVILGGFAMAAYRQDATLGIDVSDSSANCIEQTTEWSACSKSCGMGFSTRVTNRNQQCEMVKQTRLCMIRPCENEESSDKKGKKCVRTKKSLRAVRYEYKNCTSVQTYRPRFCGLCSDGRCCTPHSTKTIQVEFRCPQGRALRKPVMLINTCVCHSNCPQGNVVFFQPLDPTSSEAKI